The following is a genomic window from Sneathia sanguinegens.
TAATGATTACGTTTAATTGTACCCTTATTTACTGTGATGTAATCATCACCTGTAACATCTACATCGTCACTACTTAATTTATTACTTACTTTATTGTTAATATCGTTTATTTCATCAGTTATATATTTTTTAACTGTCCCCCCTGTAACAAGGTTTGTATTATTATCTGTAATAGTACCTGTTCCGAGTGCATTAGTTAAAGCAGTTTTACCTGTTTCACTTAAATTATCTGCATCTACATTTAATTTTTTGGTTAAATCTGTGTTAGACTTATTTGATAAATCTTGTTTAATGTTATTAACAATATTATCAACATAATTGAATACAGTATCACCTTTAACAAGTTTAGTTTCACCTTTGGCAACACTACCATTACCTAATTTAGCTTGCCAACTAGTTATATCTGTATCATTTAAATTATTTGCATTTTTATCTGCCTTATCGTCTAATTTAGCTTTTAGATAAGTGTTATTAGTTATATCTGTACTGTTAACAAGTTGTTGTAATTTATTTTCATCAAATGCTACTTTATACTTTGTCTTAACATTATCTATATTTGTTACAGTGATATATTTACCATCACCTTTAACATCAACATCTTCTGTATTTAACTTTTTATCTAGTTTTGTATTGATAGTACTTGTATTATTTTCTATTTTACTATCTACATATGTTTTAACTACTCCACCTTTAACTAATCCAGTGTCACCATCATTCATAGCACCATTACCTAATTTAGCTTGCCAATCCTTAACATCTTTATCTTCTAAATTAGTTGCATCCTTATTAGCTTTTTTAGCTAACTCTGTATTAATATTAGTTATTGTAGTATTTTTTGATAAATCAAAATTATTTGAGTTTATTAAATTTTGTAAATTATCTTTATTAAATGATAATGTATATACCCCTTTAGCACTACCCTTAGTTGCTGTAATATAGTCATCACCTGTAATAGTTATATCAGATAATTTATCATTTAAATCTGTACTTAATTGGTCAACTCTTGTATTTATTGGTTTTATAGCAGCACTTACAGTTCCTCCTGTAACTAATCCTTTATTATTATCTTCAACTTTACCTGTACCTAATGTTGATTGCCACTTAGTTAAATTATCCCCTGTTACATTACCTGCATCTAAATTAGCTTTCTTATCTAACATATCTTGTATTGATTTATTGTTACTAAAGTCAGACCCACTAACAGTAGTTTTTAATTGTGTTTCATCAAATGATACTGTATATTTTTTACCTGTACTACTTACATTAATATATTTATTATCTCCAGTAACATCTATATCATCTTTATTTAATTTTTTATCTATATCGTTATTTATATTTTTAATAACTTTATTATTACTAAAGTCATATGAATTTAAATGATTATTTAAGATATCTTCATTTAAAGCTAATGTATAGTTTGAATTACTTACTTTAGTTGCTTTAATATACTTATCTCCAGTAATAGTTATATCAGATAATTTACTACTTAAGTTTGTGTTTATTATGTCCAATTTATCTTTTATTTGACTATCCACATATGTTTTAACTACTCCACCTGTTACTAATCCTGTATTACCATCATCTATAGTACCATCACCCAATACAGTTTGCCACTTAGTTAAATTGTCACCGTTTACATTACTTGCATCTAAATCTGCTTTTTTATCTAGTTCAGTCTTTAAAGAAGTGTTATTAGTTATATCTGTATTATTAACAAGTTGCTTTAAAGTATCTTCGTTAAATTTTAATTCATAGTGATTAGGTTTATCTTTTTCACTTGTTACTTCGATATATTCATCACCTGTAACTTTTACATCGTCACTATTTAATTTATCTTTTAGTTTATCATCTACATATGTTTTAACTACTCCACCTTTAACTAGGTTATTATTATTATCTTCAATTTTACCTATTCCTAATTTGGTAGTTAAAGTAGTTACTCCTTGGTCACTTAAATTATCAGCATTTACATTTAATTTCTTAGCTAAATCTTCGGTAGATTTATTAGATAATTCTTGTTTAATATTATTAACAAACTTATATACTACTCCACCTGTAACTAGCCCTTTATTATTATCAGCTACAACTCCATTACCTAATTTAGATTGCCAAGTATCCAAATTAAATTCGTTATTATTTAAATTTGTTCCATCAAGCAATGCATATTTATCAAATTTTTCATTTAATTTACTATTATTAGATAAATTAATTTCTTTACCTATTTTATCTTTATCAAATACTAATGTATAATGATTAGGTTTAGTTACATCCGTATTTACAGTGATATAATCATCACCTGTAACTTTTACATCTGCACTACTTAATTTACTATTTAATCTAGTATTAATCTCGTTAATTTCATCAGTTACATATTTTTTTACAACTCCACCTGTAACTAGGTTTGTATTACTATCTGCAATAACACCAGTTCCTAATTGTTCAGTTAATTTATTTTTCCCTTTTTCACTTATATTATCTGCATCTACATTTAATTTTTTAGCTATTTCTGCTTTATTTATATTAATAGAACTTGTATTATTTGTTACTGTACTTTCCAATGTTTTGAACTGTTGCATATTTACTGCATCACTATCTTCAGTTCCCTTTGCAAGTCCTGTTATTTTTTTAGAATTTAATTTTAAGCTACCTTCATTATCTACTTCAAATTTTACGACTGTATCTATTTTATTTTTATTATTAGTTGGATCTTGTATTTTCTTATTAAGACTAATTCCATCTTTAGTAATGCTAACTCTATTCTCTGCCGATTTACCTATTGTTATTTCTTCGAAGATTGGCTTACTTTTCATACCTATAAGGATTTGTTTTTTACCATCTTTTATTCTATAGTATGTTGAAAGATTTTCTGTTTCATAATAAGGGTCTGAATCAGTATGTGCTTTAGTTTCTTTATTATAATTCCAATGATCTTCTGCTTTTATTTCTATTTCTTCACCTAATTTAACTTTAATATCATTTTTTTCTGCACCTCTTGTGTCACCAATAAATGTAATTTCTTTATTTCCTAGTTTTGTTAATTCTGATTTATCAGCTTTTTCATCTATTTTATTTATTTTATTTTTTAAATTTTGATTTAAACCTAAAGTATACTTAACTCCAACTTTATTTTTAGCATCCATAATATCAGTTAATGTTACTGATATATCGTCACCATTTGAAGAATCTATTTGTTTAACATAATCTTTTAATTGATCTCCTACTACAACATCTCCAGAGTCTTTTCCTATTCTACCTGGTGCTACCTTTCCAAGTTTTTTCTTATTAAATTCAAATGCTTCAGAATTTTTTGAAATTACAAAGTTTCCAACTTCACCAATCTGTACTTTATCAAATTTAGGCTTATTTTTAAATGCAACTATTACTTCATAATCATTTCCATTCTTTTCAATGTATGTTCTTACATTGTCTGTTGCATATGTAGTATCATATGTTTTACCTTTATTTTTTCCTTCTGCTCCTTTAAAGATAATTTTTTTAGGAAATGCAAGTTCAACAGATTTATTTTCAGTACCTTTATCATTTTCTCTATACTCATCTGCTTGTATAGTGAATTTTGTTCTAGCTTCTAATTGCTTTCCAGTTACTGCATCTGTTGATGAAGTACTAATATCACCATCTGCTAATCCTGTTAACTTCTTATTATTTAAAGTTAAATTATTGTTATTAACACTTAAATTAACACTAGAATCATTCCCTAATTTAATTTTAGTAAATCTTGGTACATCTTTCATACCTATCACTATTCTTTGAGTATCACCAATTTTTGATACATGTGTTTGTATATTTTCTACAGTATGTTTATTATCTCCTTGACCCCAAGTTTCCATATCAGTACTATTTTGTTTTTTTGCTGTTGCTCCTTTTATATCTATATTTTTAACTAATTCAAATGTTACATTAGAACCAGTATCTCCTGTAAATATGATATTCCCAACTTTTTTTAATTGTTTAACAGTAACTGCATCAGAATCAGCTGACCCGTCAGCTACACCTGTTATTCTTCTTTTAACATTTGTACCACCTACAGCAAATGTTTTTCCACCACTATTTTGATCTTTAGTTAAATACGCTTCAGTTGTACTTGAATTTGCTTCTGAACCATCACCTATTGCTACTGAATACTCGTTATTTGCTTTTGCCTCATGTCCTATTGCTACACTTCTTACACCTAATGCTTTTGCTCTATCTCCTATTGCAACAGCTTTATTCTTTGATTCTGAATCTCCTCCTATAGCTACTGAAAAAGAATCACCTTTTGCATTCTTACCTATGGCTACTGCTTGTTCTTTAGTTGCATCTGCAAAAGCACCTATTGCTATTGCATCTTTTCCAGTTGTTAATTTATTATAGAAATTAGATTTTTCAAAAGATTTTTTTTCTTCAGTACTTAAAATTGATTTTAAGTTTTCATCTTTAATTAATTCATCTTTCTTTTTATCAATTTCTGTCAAAATTTTTGTTGCAGCTTCACTACTCTTATTAATCTCAGCCTCAAAATTTTTAAAACTTTCGTCTTTATTTTTTATATAATTATATTTTGCATCTTTTAAAAGATTTTCTATTTCTTTTTCTACTTCACCATTAATAGTTTCATGATTTTTTTCTTTTCTAACTTTCATTTCTAAAAGCTTAGCTTTAAGTTGTATATATTCTTTATAGTTCCCCATTCTAATAGCAAGGTCTTGCATTTTTTTACCTTCACCATCAGCTGTTGTTTTATCTACAGACACAAAATTAACCATAGAACTATCATAACCAGATAAATTAACAGCACTCAATTTATCTTCAACACTTTTTAATTGTGAAACATTTACAGCATCTGTATCTCTGTAACCTGCTGCAACATTAGTTATTCTACGTTCTTGTCCTATACTACCTACTGATATTACACCGACATTTGTTGATGATGGTAATGAAATTGCACCCTTAGGAACATAACCTTTTTTATTAAACCAATCCTGTTGGTAATCAGTCATAGATTTATTACCTAATGCTAATGAATTTTCTAAATAAGCCTTTGCCCCTATACCTATAGCCATTGAATTATTGGCTTTTGAAATAGATTCAGTACCTATTGCCATAGAGTTATCTCCTTTGGCATAAGATATTACACCTAAAGCAAGTGAATTTTTACCTTCTGATAGTGACAAAGACCCTATTGTCATTGAATTATTACCAATAGAATATGCATTACTTCCTAATGATATTCCATAATTTCCCATACTTTTTAATTTTTTTATATCTTTATTATTCAATGTAAATTTTGTGTCACCAGTTTCAATATATTCAGGATTATATTTTTCAATTGAATTTTTTTTATCATCGATACTACTATTTCCAGTAAATATTTTTTGTAAATCAGATATATTTTTTATTTCTGCATTAGAAGCAACCTTATTTCCAATAGCTAGTGAACCTATACCTACTGCTTTTGCCCTATACCCATATGACATTGATCCTTCATTTGTTGATTCATTTTCATTACCTAAAGCTAATGAATGTGCACTAAATACTCTTGCTTTTTCACCAACGGCTAATCCTTGAGCAGCACCTTCATCTACAAATGCATACCTTCCTATTGCAGTAGATCCATTTGCTAAAGCAAAAGATAAAACTCCCATTGCAATTGATTGATCTGCTGCAGCTACAGATCTTGACCCTATAGCTATTGCTGAAGTCCCCCCTGCATATGTTGGAGAATATTGTTTAGAATCTATATATGCACTATCAAACTCATTTTGTTTTTTAACACCTTCATTAACTATTCCTTTATATATTCTTCTAATTGTTTCTTCTGGTAAATGATCTGTTCCTCCAATATCATCATTCCCTATTGCAATTGATGATTTTCCTAAAGCATAAATATCACTTCCGATTGCAACCGCTTGACCAGATGCAGCTGTTTTTGATCCAATCGAAACCCCTTGATCTCCTTTTATTTTAGATTGCAACCCTATACTTACTGATTCTCTAAAAGCTGTAGTAGCTTCATGTCCTATTGCTATTGCTTCCTCAGCAGCAGCTTCAGCACTATAACCTACTGCTACTGAAGACCCACCACTTGCTTTTGCTAAATAACCTACTGCTACTGAACCTTCAGCCACATCATTTATGCCTACAGTATTACCACTTTCTGAATTGGGATTTAATGCTACTGTTTTATTTTTTTGACTAGGTATTGCTTGAGCAGACGGTTTAGTTGATGCTGATATTTTACCCTTATCAATCATTATTACATTTCCATTAACAATACTATTACTCATCATAAATAACACTATCAAACTTGTCGTTATCTTTACTTTCTTTTTTAGGCTTCTTTTTAAATATCTTTTCATTTCTTCAACATTTATTACATTCTTCATTTATTAATCACTCCTAAATAGTCATACTTTGTTATTTTCTTATATTGTCTATAAAACTTATATTTAAAATAGTCCTGAAAATATAGTGAATTGTCTTCAGTGTCTGTTATAAATCTATCTGTTTCTTCATCATCTAATGATAGTGTTATAATTTTTATATTTTTCGCGAATTTATCCTCTTTTAATTCTTTTATGCTTCTATTTATTAATTTATCATTCTTTTCTTTTAGTAAAAATATTAATATTTCCTTACCAAGCTTACTTAATTTATCCTTATTTTTTTCTAATATACTTACATCTGGTAAAATTACCAAAAACTCATCAGATACCTCTTTATTTATTTTTGATTCTGCTAAAAAATAGTCTGCAAATTTAAAATCTACTGCTTGTAAGTCTGTATGTTTAATACTTTCTATTTCCTTTGTATATTCTACAAATTTATCCAAATTATTTGCTAAAGTAATATTAGTCATTAGAACTAATAATGAAATTAAAAGCTTTTTAGTAGTAAAAATATTAAAATTTCGTTTAATTTTATATAATAGTTGTGATAATATTACTATATTTTCCATTTTTTTCCTCCTTATTTTAATTTTTTTCATGTTTCCTAAAAAAACACACATCTTTTATAGTAACACCCCCCCCCCGCATAAAATCAACTTTATTTTACACATATATTTACCTATTATTTAACTCAATAAAAAAAGTATAAATACCTATTGATTTATACTTGTTTTCTTTTATGTTTCTTTTTTAACCCAAAAGTTTATTATACAAAAAAAGAGACTACCATCTCTAGTAATCTCTAATTTTCTATTATTTTATAACATAAATAGATTTAAGACCTTTGTAAATTGCTTCACCAGCTAAATCATCTTCAATTCTTAATAATTGATTGTACTTAGCTATTCTATCTGTTCTTGAAGCTGAACCTGTCTTAATTTGTCCTGCATTTGTTGCAACTGCTACATCAGCTATAGTATCGTCTTCAGTTTCTCCTGATCTATGTGAAACTACTGCTGTATATCCAGCTTTCTTAGCCATTTCAATTGCATCTAATGTTTCAGTTAATGTTCCTATTTGATTTAACTTAATTAAGATTGCATTAGCTACACCTTTTTCAATACCTTTTGCCAATCTTTCAGTATTTGTAACAAATAGGTCATCTCCTACTATTTGTAATTTCTTTCCTAATTTGTCTGTCATTAATTTGAAGCCTTCCCAATCATCTTCAGCAAGTCCATCTTCTATTGATACAATTGGATATTCTGAACATAATTCTTCAAACCATTCAACCATTTCCTTAGCTGTTTTTTCTCCACCTTCTCTTTTGAATACATATTTCTTAGTTTTTGCATCATAGAATTCTGATGAAGCTACATCTAATGCAAATGTAATATCTTCTCCTAATTTATATCCTGCATCTTTAACTGCCTTAGAAATGATATCTAATGCTCCCTTAGTTCCAGCAATCTTAGAAGGTGCATATCCTCCTTCGTTACCAACATTTGTTGAATCTCCATTAGCTTTTAATAATTTTCCTAAATGATGGAATACTTCAGCACCCATTCTTAAAGCTTCTTTATATGATTTTGCTCCAACTGGTTGTATCATAAATTCTTGAACATCAACAGCAGAATCTGCATGTGCTCCACCATTTAAAATGTTCATCATTGGAACTGGTAATTCTTTTGCATTAACTCCACCAAGATATCTGTATAGAGGTAAACCTAATTGGTTAGCTGCTGCCTTAGCTACTGCTAATGATACTCCTAAAATAGCATTTGCTCCTAAATTAGCTTTATTAGGTGTTCCATCTAATTTTATCATTGTCTTGTCTATTGCAACTTGGTCAAGTGCGTCCATTCCGATTACATTTTCAGCTATTATAGTATTAACATTTTCAACAGCTTTTAATGTTCCTTTACCTAGGTATCTTTTCTTATCTCCGTCTCTTAATTCAACGGCTTCGTGTACACCTGTTGATGCTCCTGATGGAACAGAAGCTCTTCCCATTGCACCACCTTCAAGATAAACTTCAACTTCAACTGTTGGATTTCCTCTTGAATCAAGGATTTCTCTTGCATAAATATCTTCAATAACTGTTTGATATTTTATATTACTCATCTGTAATCCGCCTTTCTTTTTTCTTATTAAATTAATTGTATCACAAACTCACAAGCTTTTCAATACTTCTAATTTTCTTGCAAATTCATCTAATGCACTATTTACTACAGTTCCACCCAAAATATCTAATCCTGCATCTTTTAAAATATCTAATGGATATTTTGAACAACCTGCTTTCAAATAATTAATATATTTATCTACTGCTTCTTGACCACCATTTATTATGCTATTTGCAAAATATACAGCACAACTAAAGCCAGTTGCATATTGATAAACATAGAAATCATAGTAAAAATGTGGTATTCTAGCCCATTCGTAAGAAATTTTATCATCTGTATTTACATTAGGACCATAATATTTTTCATTAATTTCTTTATATAACTTACATAATCTATTTGCAGTTAAAGGTTTTCCTTGTGCATCCAATTTATATATTTCATTTTCAAATTCAGCAAATTGAGTTTGTCTAAAGACTGTACCCCTATAGCCATCCAAATGATTATTCAATATATATATTAATGCTTCCTTATTATCCTTATATTTTTCTAACAAATAGTGTGTTAGTAAATTTTCATTAGTTGTTGAAGCAATTTCTGCTAAGAATAACACATATGATGAATAAAAATAGTTTTGAGCATGTCTTGAATAATATGAATGTACGCTATGCCCTATTTCATGTGCCAATGTATATAAAGAATCCAAATTATTTTTCCAACTCATTAATATATATGGTTTTGTTTTATATCCTCCACTTGAATATGCTCCTCCAACCTTATTATCATTAACTGTAAAGTCTATCCAATGTTCATCAAAACACTTATGTAATATTTTTTCATAATCTTTACCTAGTGGTTTTAAAGCTTCAAATATTATTTCTTTTGCTTCTTCTATAGTGTAGCTAATTTCAAAATTTTTCGCTGTTGAAACATAGATATCATACATTTCAAGTTTTGATAAACCTAAAATATTTTTTCTATATTCCATATATTTATGTAACAAAGGAAGTTTAGAATTAATAGTATTTACTAAATTATCATAAACTCTTTCGTCTATAAAATTTTCTGATAGTGAAGCTTGTCTTGCTGAAGCATATTTTCTAAGTTTTGCATCCAAATTATATACTTTAACATTAGTTGCTAGTATATTTGCATATGTATTAATATATTGCTTATATCCTTCATATAGATTTGTGTAAGCTTTTTTTCTTTTTTCTCTGTCTTTTGATTCTAAAAATACTGTAAAATTAGTATTATTTAATTTTTCACCATCAACATCAGCAAAAGTAATATCTGTTTCATTAAGTGCTGTAAAAATATTATCAGGTGCATCCATAATTTCTGAAAAACTTGCAATTATTCTTTCTTCTTTTTCACTCAAAGTATGTTCTGCCTTTGAAAATATTTTCTCAAAAATATGCTTATATTCCTTCAAGTCTTCATCTTTTAAATATTCTTCAATTTTATCTCTATTTTCTATATATTCAGTTATGACATAAGAAGAATTTTGTCTATATTTTGCAAGAAGTTTTTGTATTTTTGAGAACATATCTTGATATTTTTCTTGGCTTGTATCTACATCCCGATTTAAATGTGCATACATGTATAAATTTTCAACAAAAATATCTATATCTTCTTCTTCCTTAAGATGTTCTTTAAAGGTTTTTTTACTTTCTGTTAATCTACCTTCATATTTTTTCACTTCATCTACTAACAAAAGTCCCTTTTCATAATTCTTTTGCCACTCTTCATCATTTTTAAATATATATGTTAGGTCCCATTTTTCTTCCATAATCACTCCATAATCAACAAGATGCCCCTATTATTAACCATCTTGATATCCTTAATTTTATATTTTGTTCCAAAGTCTTGTATTTGTGCATAAGTTAAGCCATTTAATACCAAATCTATTAAAAGTTTTTTTACTTTTTCGTCGGCAATAAGGCCCTTTTCTGCAGTAAAATCTACTACATTAGGATTTTTTAAATATAGTTTATTATCCTTAATTTCTAAATCATAATTAATCAATATTTTACCCTTGCTTTCAGCAACTGTTCCTCCTAAAATAGCATAATTATATTCTAAGTCTGAATAAATTTTACCATTTCTAACTCTTGTATCTAAGTTTTTTATATTTGCCCTAGCTAGAATATAGTTTTGTGATATATTCATTTTTTTGCTAACATATGAATTTATTTCCCTATTAGATATTAAAATATCTTTTGAAATAAGGGAACATGAGCATAAAGTTAACATTGTTACTATTCCAATTAATATTTTTTTCATAATTCCCACCTTTTTAATTTCTAATGCTTGCAGAATAATCTTTTGTAATTTTATCAATTACCTTATTTACAACTTCATTAATTTCTTTTTCTTCTAAAGTTTTTTGTGGATCTGACATATATAACTTAATTGCAAAACTCTTATAGCCTTTTTCTATAATTCCACCCTTATATATATCAAATAATTCTATTTTATTTACTATTTTACTACTCTTTTCTATAGCTTTTAAAATTTCCCCTATTTGTACATCTTCCTTAACAACAAAGGCTAAATCTCTTGTCACTAATTGATATTTACTCAAGCTTTTATATTTGAAATTAGATTTCATATATTTGCTCATTTCATCAAGATTCAATTCACAATAAATTGTTGACTTATTTTCCAAATCAAAATTTTCTTCTAAATCTGGATGTATTTGTCCAAATGTTCCAAGTAAAGTATTTCCTACATAAATATCTGCAGCTCTACCTAAATGATATGCTTCATTTGTTGTTCTATATAAGCTATATGATTTTATATTAAGCTTTGCAAAAAGTTCTTCTACTATACCTTTCATATCATAAAAATCATATTGTCTTTCATTATTAAATATATCCTTACTTAAAGTACCTGATAATACAATACCTATTTTTGTAATTTCTTTATCCTTTAAGAAAGTTTTAGCAACTTCAAAGAAATTAACATTTTGAACACTTCTATTGAAATTATCTGAAGCATTTTTTAACAAGCTATACATAAATGTAGGTCTCATAATAGCAAAATCTTCAGTTATTGGATTAGAAATTTCTATTAAATCTTCTTCCTTACTCTTTATCTTAGCAAAGGCTGTTTTTGGTATAAAGCTATAATTTATTACTTCTTTCAACCCTAAATTAGCTAGGATAAGTTTTACTGTACAATTTAATTTTGTATTATCTATTATTAAATCCTTCTTTATTTCAAGATCTGGCAAAATATTTTCTATATTATCAAAGCCATACATTCTAATTACTTCTTCGTAATAGTCTTGAGCAGTTAATAGGTCTGATCTAAAACATGGTGGTGTTAAAAGTAAGTCAGAACCATTATCTTCTACCTTAATTTCCAACTTTTTAAATATATCTAATACTTTATTTTTTTCAACTCTTTTACCTATAAATTTATATAGTTTTTCTAAATTAAGCAAAGTATCAGGTAAAATAGGTTTAAATTTATATTCTTCAACAAAGCCCTTTTGTAAATCTCCGCCAATAAATTGAGCTAATCTTTTTGATACTTTATCCAAAGAAATTGTATCTACCCATCTTTCAAATCTATATGAAGCTTCAGTAAATATTGCATGTCTTCTTGAACTTCTTCTAACCATTATATTATCAAAATGAGCTGTTTCTATTAAAATATTTTTTGTATTTTCATCAACACAAGTATCTAAACCACCTATAACCCCAGCTAAGGCTACAGCCTTTCCATTTGAAGCTACAACTATATCTTCTGTTGTTAATTTAATTTTTTTATCATCCAATGTTACAAATTCTTCATCAGCAAAAGCCCTTCTTACTTCTACTTCCTTACCTAATTTATCAAGATCATAGATATGATTAGGTTGTCCCATTTCAAACATTACATAATTTGATATATCTACAATATTATTGACACTTTTAACTCCTATTGCTTCTAATCTATCTTTTAACCATTTTGGACTTTCTTCAACTTTTATGTTTTTTATAACCCTTGCTAAATATCTATTTGACAATTTTTCATCTTGAATTTTTACAGAAAAATCTATATTTTCACCTTTTTCTTCTATCTTTATTTCAGGCTTTTTTAAAGGTTGATTGTAATAAGCACTTAATTCTCTTGCTATACCTATATATGATAAGCAATCTGGTCTATTAGGTGTTATTTCTAATTCAAAAACTGTATCTCCTTTATCATAATAATCACTCAAAGCTACACCTAATTTTGTATCTTGAGGTAAAATTATTATTCCATCTGCTTCATTTCCTAAACCTAGTTCTTTTTTTGAACATAGCATTCCTTGAGATAATATTCCCCTTATTTTACTTTTTTTGATTATAAAGTCTGGAGCTAATTGAGTTCCTATTTTTGCAAGGCATACTACATCGCCTAATTTATGATTAGGTGCTCCACAAATAATTTGTAATATTTCAGATCCAGTATCAACCTTACACAAAGTCAAATGATCTGAATCTTCGACCTTTGAATATTCAACTATTTTTGCAGTAACTACTGTTTTTAAATAAGAAAATTTTGTTTCTATTTTTTCAACTTCTTGTCCTATCATAGTTAGAGCATTTTCAAGTTCAGATATTTCCTTATCCTTTATATCTATATATTCATTTAACCACTTTAATGAAATTAACATTTTCTATCCTCCTAAAATTGTTCCAAAAATCTAACATCATTTTCAAAAAATGCTCTCAAATCATCTATACCATGTTTAAGCATTGTAACTCTTTCAAGACCAATTCCAAAGGCAAAACCTTGATATTTTGTACTATCAATACCCCCAGCTTCTAAAACTTTAGCATTTACCATTCCACTACCTAATATTTCAAGCCAACCAGTATTTTTACATACTCTGCAACCTTCTCCATGACATACTCCGCATTCAACATCCATTTCGGCACTTGGTTCTGTAAATGGAAAGAAATGTGGTCTAAATCTTACCTTTCTTTCTTGTCCAAATATTCTTTTAACAATCAATTCAAGCATTGCTTTAAAATTGGCAAATGAAATATTTTCTCCAACCATAAGTCCTTCTACTTGATGAAACATTGGTGTATGCGAAACATCATAATCTGGTCTATAAACTTTTCCCATAGAAATCATTCTAAATGGTGGTTTATGTTCCATCATATATCTGATTTGCATTGGTGAAGTTTGAGTTCTAAGTACTATTTCATCAGTGATATAGAAAGTATCTGTTTTTTCTCTTGATGGATGTGTCTTAGGAATATTCAAAGCATCAAAATTATACTTTACTAATTCTATTTCAGGTCCATCTACTATATCAAAACCCATTTCAGAAACTAT
Proteins encoded in this region:
- the pheT gene encoding phenylalanine--tRNA ligase subunit beta, with product MLISLKWLNEYIDIKDKEISELENALTMIGQEVEKIETKFSYLKTVVTAKIVEYSKVEDSDHLTLCKVDTGSEILQIICGAPNHKLGDVVCLAKIGTQLAPDFIIKKSKIRGILSQGMLCSKKELGLGNEADGIIILPQDTKLGVALSDYYDKGDTVFELEITPNRPDCLSYIGIARELSAYYNQPLKKPEIKIEEKGENIDFSVKIQDEKLSNRYLARVIKNIKVEESPKWLKDRLEAIGVKSVNNIVDISNYVMFEMGQPNHIYDLDKLGKEVEVRRAFADEEFVTLDDKKIKLTTEDIVVASNGKAVALAGVIGGLDTCVDENTKNILIETAHFDNIMVRRSSRRHAIFTEASYRFERWVDTISLDKVSKRLAQFIGGDLQKGFVEEYKFKPILPDTLLNLEKLYKFIGKRVEKNKVLDIFKKLEIKVEDNGSDLLLTPPCFRSDLLTAQDYYEEVIRMYGFDNIENILPDLEIKKDLIIDNTKLNCTVKLILANLGLKEVINYSFIPKTAFAKIKSKEEDLIEISNPITEDFAIMRPTFMYSLLKNASDNFNRSVQNVNFFEVAKTFLKDKEITKIGIVLSGTLSKDIFNNERQYDFYDMKGIVEELFAKLNIKSYSLYRTTNEAYHLGRAADIYVGNTLLGTFGQIHPDLEENFDLENKSTIYCELNLDEMSKYMKSNFKYKSLSKYQLVTRDLAFVVKEDVQIGEILKAIEKSSKIVNKIELFDIYKGGIIEKGYKSFAIKLYMSDPQKTLEEKEINEVVNKVIDKITKDYSASIRN
- the eno gene encoding phosphopyruvate hydratase; its protein translation is MSNIKYQTVIEDIYAREILDSRGNPTVEVEVYLEGGAMGRASVPSGASTGVHEAVELRDGDKKRYLGKGTLKAVENVNTIIAENVIGMDALDQVAIDKTMIKLDGTPNKANLGANAILGVSLAVAKAAANQLGLPLYRYLGGVNAKELPVPMMNILNGGAHADSAVDVQEFMIQPVGAKSYKEALRMGAEVFHHLGKLLKANGDSTNVGNEGGYAPSKIAGTKGALDIISKAVKDAGYKLGEDITFALDVASSEFYDAKTKKYVFKREGGEKTAKEMVEWFEELCSEYPIVSIEDGLAEDDWEGFKLMTDKLGKKLQIVGDDLFVTNTERLAKGIEKGVANAILIKLNQIGTLTETLDAIEMAKKAGYTAVVSHRSGETEDDTIADVAVATNAGQIKTGSASRTDRIAKYNQLLRIEDDLAGEAIYKGLKSIYVIK
- the pepF gene encoding oligoendopeptidase F produces the protein MEEKWDLTYIFKNDEEWQKNYEKGLLLVDEVKKYEGRLTESKKTFKEHLKEEEDIDIFVENLYMYAHLNRDVDTSQEKYQDMFSKIQKLLAKYRQNSSYVITEYIENRDKIEEYLKDEDLKEYKHIFEKIFSKAEHTLSEKEERIIASFSEIMDAPDNIFTALNETDITFADVDGEKLNNTNFTVFLESKDREKRKKAYTNLYEGYKQYINTYANILATNVKVYNLDAKLRKYASARQASLSENFIDERVYDNLVNTINSKLPLLHKYMEYRKNILGLSKLEMYDIYVSTAKNFEISYTIEEAKEIIFEALKPLGKDYEKILHKCFDEHWIDFTVNDNKVGGAYSSGGYKTKPYILMSWKNNLDSLYTLAHEIGHSVHSYYSRHAQNYFYSSYVLFLAEIASTTNENLLTHYLLEKYKDNKEALIYILNNHLDGYRGTVFRQTQFAEFENEIYKLDAQGKPLTANRLCKLYKEINEKYYGPNVNTDDKISYEWARIPHFYYDFYVYQYATGFSCAVYFANSIINGGQEAVDKYINYLKAGCSKYPLDILKDAGLDILGGTVVNSALDEFARKLEVLKSL